In Fischerella sp. PCC 9605, the genomic window ATAGAGTGTTGTACCTCTGTAGCTGCCAATTCTACCAGCATTGCGAAGGCAATCAATTTCGGCGTGGGTGACAGGATCGCCGTCTTGGACGCGCTTATTGTGTCCTCTGCCGAGAATTTTACCATCCTTGACAAGAACAGAACCAATGGGAATTCCACCTTCTTGTCTACCTTGTTGTGCTTCCTCTATGGCAGCTTGCATAAATACATCCATTTGTTAAATCTCCTCTGAGTAGCTGAATAGAGGGATCATATCGTTTTAACAGAATTTAACCTGTTCTAAACGGGAATACTTTTTTAATACGATGTATCCCTAAAAAAGACTCTACTTTATATTTTGGATACTACGTTATTGGCAAGAGCTAAAAACTTGCCTTGGAATACTTCCGCCAATTCCAAGCTTTATAACGGCGGGGATTAAACAGATTTATAGCGTCGGTAGATGTCTCCACAGTTTCTACATTCTTGTGAGGCTTTATTATGATTAAACGTGTAATATTCTCTTGTTCACTCATATTTAGTACTATTTTCTTGAGTTTGACTCCAGCCTTTGCCCAACCCGTAACTGAAACTAATTGCGAAAAGATAGGAAATTGCGCATCACAATGTGCTACAAGAGAATGCTTACTACAAAAAAAACTACGACAAGTAACTCAACCAGCAATAATTCCACCAAGAAACCCATCAACAAGTCCACCACCAGAAGCATGTCCGCAGCCGAAACCAAAAGATATTGGTTGCACGGTCGATAAACCTTGTATCAAATATCTTTGTGTAAATGGACAGTGGGAAGCTATCGATAAATAATTAGTGACAAGTTAAGGAAAAGCAGGATTTAACAGTTGCTCCCATCAAGGGATGATTCTTCTGGGGTGGGTATCCTACCCGCCCAGATAATTCCAGAAACAGACCAGACACCAATACCATTTGGCAGATCGTACACATCGAGAAATTGGCGATCGCAGTTGGCAATGCTAAATTTGAGACTGCTGGAAGTTGCTGAGGTTGGGCTTCCGTGACTTTTCACCAACAAAGGTGGTTTTTCACTTACAGGGGCAGTATAATCACGGTTTTTATCATCGAGAGTCCAGCGTACAAGCATACTTCTAACTTGCTCTGACGGTCACAATTCAATCCAGTAAATGACTTCGCCATCGAAACTAACTTTTCCCAATCCGATGGTATGCGAAGTAATCAAATTTGTGGTAATAGGCGATCGCCAAGACCCATAAGATTTTACCTGTGTTTTCATGATGCTCCTTACCTAAGTAAATTTAAACCCAAAAATAGAGCAGCAACGCTACCTGCTACAGAAATTTCTCCTTGGATAATTTTGTCCAAAACTGATTCCACTGGAACTAAGACTATTTCAATTTCTTCTGTAATATCTAGCATTTGATCGCCAGATTTTATAACATTTTCCGCGAAAAATAAATGTATTTTGTTGGTATCTTTGACTGGATTATCATGTAACGTTGCTAGTTTCTTCACTACTTTGGCAACATAACCAGTCTCTTCTTGAATTTCCCTTTTTACCGCTTCTTCGGCGGTTTCTTCCGTTGGATCAAAACTACCGCCAGGTAGTTCCAACAAAATTTCATTTACCCCATGTCTGTATTGACGAACGAAAATAATTTCTTTATTGCTAGTAACAGGTAAAATTAAAACTATTTCTGGTCTAACATTGACAAAAAAATCATCTATAATTGTGCCATTGGGTAATTTTACTTGACTTGCCGTACCTTGCACCAGCGGTTATCTAGAACCATTCTTGATTGCAAAAGCTGCCATTTTTCTATTTTTTTTATGGACAAATTTACTCCTTGCACAAGTCAAAAAAATCATCAGTAATATTAATGTTTGTTAAAAAGTATAACAAAGCAGAATATAAACAAAAAGTTGGACTTAAACTAATCTTTGCTTTAGCCCAATCCTAAATGTAATTATGCAAATTGAGGTGGAAATCTTTACGGTAAACAAGCGGTTTCCCCTGACTATTAGTCGTGGCACAACTGCACAGACAAAGAATGTATGGGTGAAGATTTTCCATGATGGCATCGAAGGCTGGGGAGAAGCATCGCCGTTTAGTGTAGGTAATCATCCGCAGTCAACGGCAATAATCAAAGATTTTTTGGAACAAATTACGCCTACTTTACAGGTATTCAACCCGTTGCAGCGGCAGCAAATAGAGCAATTTTTAATCACAGCAAAAATTCCTTCCGCAGTTAGGGCAGCATTAGATATGGCACTGCACGACTGGTTGGGAAAGCGCGTCGGTTTACCGCTGTGGCAAATATGGGGGCTGGATAGAAATCTGATAGTACCAACTTCGGTGACTATTGGCATTAATTCACCAGAAGGGGCAAGGGCAAGGGTGCGGAATTGGTTGCAATTTGTCGATGTGCGTGTTTTCAAGGTGAAATTGGGTAGCCCGGATGGTATTGATGCCGATCGCCAAATGTTAATGGCAGTGCGACAAGAAGCACCCACGCAAGAATTGTGCGTTGATGCCAATGGGGGTTGGAGTTTAGAGGACGCCATCCAAATGTGTAGTTGGCTGGCTGATTTGGGTATAAAGTATGTAGAACAGCCGTTGTCACAAGGTCAGGAGAAAAGCTTGGCAGAATTAAAAGCGCGATCGCCCCTACCCATTTTTGTTGATGAAAGTTGTTTCACTAGCGCTGATATTCCTCGATTGGCAAATTTTGTCGATGGTATTAATATCAAGCTAATGAAATCAGGGGGGTTAAGCGAGGCAATGCGGATGGTACATACAGCCCGTGCTAATGGGTTGCAAGTCATGTTCGGTTGCTATTCTGACAGTACGCTTCTCAATACGGCTGCGGCACAATTAGCGCCATTAGCTGATTATTTAGATTTAGACAGTCACCTCAATTTAATTGACGACCCCTTTATCGGGGCATTTGTGCAAGAGGGAAGAGTTTTGCCAAACGATTTACCAGGCTTGGGGGTACAACGCAGTGCGTCTGCCGCTTAATCAAAGGGTAGCTATTTTATTGCATGAGGGAATAAAGGGAACTCGTGGTAAAACTGGGTTATCACTCTTACGTTACAGTGAAGCCCCAATCGTAGTAGTAATTGATCGCGAGTGCCCAGGAGAATCTTTATCGGCATTAACGGGTATTCAGCGTGATGTACCAATAGTCGCATCAACTACAGCAGCGCTGGAGTACAAACCACAAGTATTAGTAATTGGCATTGCCCCCCTAGGTGGTGTTGTGCCAGATGATTATTGGCATGATATCAAGGATGCCCTCGCTGCGGGAATGTCGTTAGTCAATGGTTTGCACGCACCATTATCAACTCTGCCAGATTTAAAGGCACTTCTGAAACCAGGACAATTGATTTGGGATGTGCGGAAAGAACCGCCTAACTTAGGCATTGCTATTGGTATTGCCCGTACCCTCCCCTGTCGGCGAGTGTTAACTGTGGGAACCGATATGGCAGTTGGCAAAATGTCAACTAGCTTAGAGTTACATTGGGCATCACGACTGCGGGGCTGGCGTTCTAAGTTCTTAGCAACAGGGCAAACTGGCATAATGTTAGAGGGGGATGGTGTGCCATTGGATGCCGTGCGTGTGGACTTTGCCGCTGGTGCAGTGGAACAGATGGTGATGCGCTATGGCAAAAACTACGACATTCTCCATATAGAAGGACAAGGTTCGTTACTACACCCAAGTTCCACAGCAACACTGCCCTTGATACGCGGTTCCCAACCAACGCAGATGATACTGGTACATCGGGCAGGGCAAACTGAAGTAGTCAATGGTGTGCTAATTCCGCCCTTACCAGATGTGATCGAGCTTTATGAAACTGTTGCCAGTGCTGCTGGTGCTTTTGGACATGTACCTATCGCAGCGATCGCACTGAACACCCGTCATTTAAACGAAGCGGAAGCAAAAAAAGCGATCGCTCAAACTGAAACAGAAACTGGGTTGGCTTGTACCGATCCGGTGCGCTTTGGTGCTGGCAGATTGTTAGACGCAGTGATGCAGAATTGAGCTATCCAATACCAATTATTGTGCTTAACTAATTTTGATTCACGTTTGCCGAATCAAGAACTGCTTGCAAGCGACTTCTAAATTCTCCTTTCGGGTGCCCCCCTTTTACTTCACCCAAAATCTGGAATTCTCCTTCTGGTGAATTACAGATAATGTAAGTGGGCCATCCCATTTGTGATTTATCTGGATATTGTGTCAAAAGAATCTGACGATACTTGCGGTATGTTGCTGTATCCTGCATTTTCACATCAATAAATTGCAAACCTAATTCCTCAGTCACTTTTTGGTCATAGAATGACATTTTGTGGCAGATACCGCAGTCTTCACTAGAGAATTTAATTACAGCTAAAGGCATGTGGCTTTGCAACTCTCTGAATGTTGATACAGATCACTAGCATTACATGGGATATTATGCTAGCACATTAAATACAAAATAAAGAGAAAAAATAGAATTTTTAGTAAAAATCGCAGATAACCTTTATTTATCCTCATTTTCAGACGTTACAAAACACTCAGGGAAGCCAATAACTGAAATATTGACACTTCTAAAAAACGATAATATAAATTAATTGACGATTGTAACGAGTTTTAATTGTTTACATTACACTCAAAGGACATAAAGCCAAAATTTTCTATCGAGATGTGTATTGAAACCAATTGAGAACCGTGATAAAAACAACTTGGTTATCAGGGTAAAGCGGGAAAAGCTGTACAGATACAACAGGAGTAACATTAAGGACAAATTGCCAATTTGCCAGATAGTTAGTATTAGATATGCCAATATGGCTCATTTTTATCGAAATTTAGGTTAAAAATAATTTAATGAGAGTCTCAAAATGAACTTCTGCTTATCCCTTACTCTTAATTTTCAATGCTAGTTACCACAACGGCTATAACAGGCGCAAGGCTATTTAATACCGATGGGAGACTGGCGATTTCCCCTTTACCCTTCCTTAGCTTCTACTTTATGTGGTCTTAAATTAATCTCTGTACCATTGATCAATTTTCGTAAAGGTGGGTTATGATCTGGTTTTCTACAAAAAAATCCCCTCGTAGCCGACAGCTAGTAAGGGGAGTCTGTTATCAGGGTGCATCTACCATTTCTATGTTCTCAGACAAATCAGTATGTTCCGGATAAATTTGCAAAAAGATTTTGGATGTTTGTTTGTTTTTGTACAAAAAAATCCCCTCGTAGCCGGCAGCTATTAAGGGGAGTCTGTTATCAGGGTGCATCTACCATTTCTATGTTCTCAGACAAATCAGTATGTTCCGGATAAATTTGCAGAAAGATTTTGGATGTTTGTTTGTTTTTGTACAAAAAAAATCCCCTCGTAGCCGACAGCTAGTAAGGGGAGTCTGTTATCAGGGTGCATCTACCATTTCTATGTTCTCAGACAAATCAGTATGTTCCGGATAAATTTGCAAAAAGATTTTGGATGTTTGTTTCTGTACAAAAAAATCCCCTCGTAGCCGGCAGCTATTAAGGGGAGTCTGTTATCAGGGTGCATCTACCATTTCCATGTTTCAATATAAATCAGTATGTTCCGGATAAATTTGCGAGAATGGGGATAAATTATGAAAATAATAAAAAAATCCCTCAGCAGCAAATCATCAACAAGGGGAGTAAGTTATCTGATTACATCTACCAGTCCTGTGTTTTAGAATAAACCAGCACATGCCGGATAGACTTTTCCAAAAGTCGCGATGAGAAGTATTTTCCCACTCTAGGGGAAATAGCCCATAGACATGCAGCAACTGCACTGAACAGTAGAGTTCTGCAATGTAGTAGGAAGCTTCAGTTTTCGCCATTTCGGTGCTGGCTGTTGGGTATTGGGTACTGGGTATTGGGTACTGGGTATTGGGTATTGGGTACTGGGTATTGGGTATTGGGGATTGGATACTAGGTTCCTAATCTCTATTCCCCAGTCCCTAATCCCTAGTCACCAGTTCCTAGTTCTCAGTCCCCTTTAATCAAGCAGTTACGATCAAAGTAATCAAAATAAAAAAACCTAGTGGTTAGCAGCCAACAAGGGAAGTAATTTATCAGGGTACATCTACCAAATTAAGTCTTCTGAGTGTAATCATTATTCTCAGGAGAAATTTTGGTGAATAGGAGCTATTTTTTTGGTAAAAATAGAAAAAACCCCCAGTGGATACTAGCCAAGCCAGGGATCTGAATATCATGGTGCATTTACCAATAAGAATGTTCTAGAAAAGCCAAGATAATCCGGATTAAAGTGGTAGATGTCGCTTGGCGGCAAAACAGCTCAAATCAGAAACATCTGAGTTGCAAGATGCATCTAAATGTATCAGAAGAAGCGAAACATCGACTTGAAACTTTCGCGTTTCAAACCGGATATAGGAAACAGGAGAAATTGTGACCCAGGAATTTCACATTTCCGTAACCCCAGTAGGGCAAAATGACTACTTGGTGCGGACGGAACAAGTCGCGCCTGGGGTGCCATTGGCAGAAGAACTGGTGACTTGGCCCGTAGCTGATTGGTTGACGGCTGCTGGACATTTAATGAATGACCCGTTGAAGTTAGTGTTGCAGGGGGATGCGATCGCGCGAAACTCTGTGAACTTGGTAGCTTTAGGTCAGCAATTTTATAACGCGCTGTTTCAAGGCACTCTCAGAGATAGTTGGATGACTGCCCAAGGTATTGCTCAAAATCGCCAACAGGTACTACGCCTGCGTTTGGGATTGAAAGATACCAGGTTGGCACGTTTACCTTGGGAAGTAATGCATGCAGGTGATCGCCCAGTTGCGACAGGACCTTATATTGCTTTTTCTCGCTACCAAAGTGGAATTGGGGGGACATCTCGTCTACCATCAGCAATGTCGATGCCGTTGGAAGAAGATGGGATTAAAGTGTTGATGGTGATCGCTTCCCCCACCGATCAAGTTCGTCTGCATCTACTTGCAGAAGAAGCTGAAAAACTGCGAGATTTGCTAAACATTCAGTCACCACACGGTACTGGAATTGAACTCTCCGTACTAGAACAACCAGGACGGGAGGAATTAACGCAAGCCCTAGAACAGGGAAGATATCACGTTCTCCACTACTCTGGTCATAGTAATGTCGGGCCGAATGGCGGCGAAATTTATCTGGTCAGTAGCAGAACCGGTTTGACCGAAACCCTGACTGGTGACGATTTAGCAGGCTTGCTTGTCAATAATAATATCCAAATGGCTGTGTTTAACTCCTGCTTGGGAGCATACGCAGCAACCTCTGACGAAAACGAGGAGACGGGCGAACGTAACTTAACAGAAAGCTTGGTGAAGCGGGGCATCAGAAGCGTTTTGGCTATGTCAGAACGCATTCCCGATCAAGTCGCACTAACACTGACACAATTTTTTTACCACAACCTTTCCCAGGGATACCCTGTGGATATGTGTGTTAGTCGGGTACGCCAGGGATTAATTACTACCTATGGTTCGCACCAGATGTACTGGGCGCTACCAATATTATATCTACACCCCGAGTTTGACGGTTTTCTCAACCCAGGAGTTTATCTACCCGAAAGTACACAGCCATACAGCGAGTATAATTCAACTTTAACTACAACACCAGCAAGATATCCAGCGACAGCAGATGATACCAACATGCCTTTACCCATCGACGATATGATGGCTTCGGGTATGACGCAGGTTTCTTCTGAGTCAGACTGGTTGGGTGAAGATACTTGGGGCGATTTGGTAGATGAAATAGAGTACGATGACCCAAGCTATGCAGAAGATTCTGCATTCGTTTCGGATCTGTTTAGCCAGCTAGGTAGCCCAAAAGTTCCCAACGAGCAAACTTCAATGACTGCGGAACTAGTAAATCAAGATAGAGAGGATAATCTTCACAATACAGAAGATATGGTTTCGCTGTGGAGTCAATTTCCACCAGATGCAGAGAGCAAGCAAATTGGGCCAGCACAAGATGAACTAGCCGTTGATGATAGTTTTGGCATAGACTGGCAAAGTACTTTACCTTCATCAACTGAAATTACTCTATCTCGAAAAGCGGCTTCCAAACGACGCGCTAGACGACAGTTTTGGTCTAAAGTTAGCGTTGTCGGATTTAGTACAATCGCAGTGGTTGTCGGTTTGAATTGGTGGTGGCAAAATCAAAGAGTGTCAAGACGATCTGATATACCAGTAGTTTCTACCGAGTCTCCACCCGGGCAAAACACTCCACAAATCAATCTAAAAACCGATGCAACCGGAATTATCACTGCCTACGCTAGCGAAAAATTGAGCAGTGGTGAATTGCAAAATGGGCTGTTAGCAGTAGAAGAACTTCTTAATCGTAATGCTCTTCCTAATGCTAAGGTGGCCCTGGATTTTGTTCTCCAGCAGCATTTGAGCGATCCGCTTGTAAACTTTTTGAAAGGGCGGTTAGCGTGGCAAGCTGTCCAAACAGGGGACAAAACATTTAGCATCGATGATGCTCGTCGTTACTGGGAAAATGCCGCAAAAGCCAAACCAGATTCGCTTTTATATTCTAATGCTTTAGGTTTTGCTTATTATGTAGAAGGTAATCTCAATCGCGCTAACGATTCTTGGTTCAAGGCTTTGAATTCAGCGGTCAGACAGCATAATCTATCTGCCAATTCCGCAGGATTACCGAAACCCAAGGAAGTAACCCAAGATACTTTAACAGCTTATGCAGGCTTAGCGATCGGGCTATATAAATCTTCACATCATCAACCAAATGCTAAACGAGAGCAATATTTAAATGAAGCAATTAAGTTGCGGCAAATGGTAATAAAAGACGATCCAGTCAATTTTCAAATGGATCAATTGGCTAATAATTGGCTATGGCCAGAGGAGGCAATTAAAGATTGGAAATCTCTTCTCCAAGTAAATAGAGAAGTAAATTAAAAGTTACAAATATTTTGGTTATGCTTGACGTTGGGTTTTTATTAGTGGCAAGACTCTCTGTAGGCGATCGCTTTTAATTCTTGACCACACTTGATATGCAATTTTTCTCAAATTTTGTGAGGCGGGCATTTTGCCCGTCTAGTAATCAATATTTAAACTGAACTTCCCCCCAATAAAAGTTTAGCTATTGACCTGAGCGACTTTCAACGTTTTTTGAATCGCTGTTACTGGGTACAATTGTCAAAGGGGCGTATGCGTTGTGAACTTGAGGCGTTGAGCCCCGATTTTTAGCTTACCCTAATTGTACCAATAGTTCCAGGGCTTACATGGGTACACTAATATTTGCGTTAAACGCCAAATCGATTCCGGGGCAAGGGTTTAAGGGCTGTTTAGTACATTTGCACGGGGGGAAGTTGAGTTTAAACTTTAGCCGCAGCAGGTGTTGGAAGATTAACTTTCAAGCGCTTCAACATTACTTCCCGTGCTTGCATTGCCAAAGTCTCATTTATAGGTGACAGCGTAATCGGCTGTTGATACTTTAACCGTAACGCTGTTTGAATTAACCAATCTGCAACGAAAGGATTTTTTGGTAATAGGGGACCGTGGGAATAGGTAGCAATGGCATTTTGATAAAATGCTCCTTCCGTGCCATCTTCACCATTATTGCCCAGACCATACACCACGCGTCCCAGTGCTTCTACTTTTCCTAGCTTTGTGCGTCCGCCGTGATTTTCAAATCCAATTAAATAAGGTGTAGCACCATTAAGCATCTCTTTGAGATCCTGCACCAGACGAGTAGCTGTGACTTCTACAACCAAGTTACCAATACAGCGCCGAACATTTTCCCCTGGATGCACTGATACCATATCTAATATGCCCAAACCTTGAATGCGCTGCCCAACCCCTGGTTCATAATAGTGTCCCAAAAGTTGTGGTGAACCACAGGTAAACACTCCAGGTGTACCATTTTCTATTTTTTCGCGCATTGCTTCGGCTTTTGCACCTTGCAAATCACGCATAACAATTTCTTGCTGACGGTCTTGTGCACCACCTCCGACTATTAAATCTACTGATTTAATATCATCTGCTGTAGCGTTTTGATCTAGGGGCAGTACGTTAACATAGTATCTCCGCCACTGACAACGACGTTCTAGAACGATGACATTACCACGGTCTCCATAAGTACTCATCAGTGTCGGATACAACCAACCTACTATTAATTCAAATTGTTGATTACTCATAAATGCCCAGCCAAGAATAGGAATGAAGGACTAGAGAAGAGAATAGCATCGACTTCGGTAGATGGTATTTGTTTATTTTCAAATCGTCCTATTCAGATGCTGTATGCTTTATGCCAGGATAGTTTGAAAAAGGTTAGTTGAGTGGGTTATCCCTGTTTAAGATGTAAGTTAAATAACAGCATTTTGCTTGGAATTTGTGTGCATTTGTGATAAAAACAATGTTTTTGAACCACCAAGACACGAAGAGAGAAACTCTCTGGTTTACTTTTGACCTTGACTTTTTACAACGCGATCGCTTACGTTCATTCATATTTAAGTGGGCAGGAGGAGAATCGAACTCCTATGGGCGTAAGCCCGCCACATTTTGAGTGTGGTGCGTCTACCAGTTTCGCCACCCGCCCTCGGATAGCAACTTTGCTATTATACCCTATTTTTTAATTTTGCAACCAGTTTTGCGAATTTTTTAAATTTTATTCCGGTAGTAGTCAACCAAGAAAACTATGACAGGCTCAAAGAAGGCTACAACCATTGGAATTTAGCTCTGGCATCTTTGGCAGCAAAACGCCAATTAATTTTAGCTTTATGCTGATTACGTTGTTTTTCCCAAGCCTTAATTTCTCGACGTAAAGTCTCTATATCAGGAATGCGAC contains:
- a CDS encoding dipeptide epimerase; translation: MQIEVEIFTVNKRFPLTISRGTTAQTKNVWVKIFHDGIEGWGEASPFSVGNHPQSTAIIKDFLEQITPTLQVFNPLQRQQIEQFLITAKIPSAVRAALDMALHDWLGKRVGLPLWQIWGLDRNLIVPTSVTIGINSPEGARARVRNWLQFVDVRVFKVKLGSPDGIDADRQMLMAVRQEAPTQELCVDANGGWSLEDAIQMCSWLADLGIKYVEQPLSQGQEKSLAELKARSPLPIFVDESCFTSADIPRLANFVDGINIKLMKSGGLSEAMRMVHTARANGLQVMFGCYSDSTLLNTAAAQLAPLADYLDLDSHLNLIDDPFIGAFVQEGRVLPNDLPGLGVQRSASAA
- a CDS encoding DUF1611 domain-containing protein yields the protein MRLPLNQRVAILLHEGIKGTRGKTGLSLLRYSEAPIVVVIDRECPGESLSALTGIQRDVPIVASTTAALEYKPQVLVIGIAPLGGVVPDDYWHDIKDALAAGMSLVNGLHAPLSTLPDLKALLKPGQLIWDVRKEPPNLGIAIGIARTLPCRRVLTVGTDMAVGKMSTSLELHWASRLRGWRSKFLATGQTGIMLEGDGVPLDAVRVDFAAGAVEQMVMRYGKNYDILHIEGQGSLLHPSSTATLPLIRGSQPTQMILVHRAGQTEVVNGVLIPPLPDVIELYETVASAAGAFGHVPIAAIALNTRHLNEAEAKKAIAQTETETGLACTDPVRFGAGRLLDAVMQN
- the hetF gene encoding cell division protein HetF, producing MTQEFHISVTPVGQNDYLVRTEQVAPGVPLAEELVTWPVADWLTAAGHLMNDPLKLVLQGDAIARNSVNLVALGQQFYNALFQGTLRDSWMTAQGIAQNRQQVLRLRLGLKDTRLARLPWEVMHAGDRPVATGPYIAFSRYQSGIGGTSRLPSAMSMPLEEDGIKVLMVIASPTDQVRLHLLAEEAEKLRDLLNIQSPHGTGIELSVLEQPGREELTQALEQGRYHVLHYSGHSNVGPNGGEIYLVSSRTGLTETLTGDDLAGLLVNNNIQMAVFNSCLGAYAATSDENEETGERNLTESLVKRGIRSVLAMSERIPDQVALTLTQFFYHNLSQGYPVDMCVSRVRQGLITTYGSHQMYWALPILYLHPEFDGFLNPGVYLPESTQPYSEYNSTLTTTPARYPATADDTNMPLPIDDMMASGMTQVSSESDWLGEDTWGDLVDEIEYDDPSYAEDSAFVSDLFSQLGSPKVPNEQTSMTAELVNQDREDNLHNTEDMVSLWSQFPPDAESKQIGPAQDELAVDDSFGIDWQSTLPSSTEITLSRKAASKRRARRQFWSKVSVVGFSTIAVVVGLNWWWQNQRVSRRSDIPVVSTESPPGQNTPQINLKTDATGIITAYASEKLSSGELQNGLLAVEELLNRNALPNAKVALDFVLQQHLSDPLVNFLKGRLAWQAVQTGDKTFSIDDARRYWENAAKAKPDSLLYSNALGFAYYVEGNLNRANDSWFKALNSAVRQHNLSANSAGLPKPKEVTQDTLTAYAGLAIGLYKSSHHQPNAKREQYLNEAIKLRQMVIKDDPVNFQMDQLANNWLWPEEAIKDWKSLLQVNREVN
- a CDS encoding type 1 glutamine amidotransferase: MSNQQFELIVGWLYPTLMSTYGDRGNVIVLERRCQWRRYYVNVLPLDQNATADDIKSVDLIVGGGAQDRQQEIVMRDLQGAKAEAMREKIENGTPGVFTCGSPQLLGHYYEPGVGQRIQGLGILDMVSVHPGENVRRCIGNLVVEVTATRLVQDLKEMLNGATPYLIGFENHGGRTKLGKVEALGRVVYGLGNNGEDGTEGAFYQNAIATYSHGPLLPKNPFVADWLIQTALRLKYQQPITLSPINETLAMQAREVMLKRLKVNLPTPAAAKV